One Flavobacterium sp. 90 DNA segment encodes these proteins:
- a CDS encoding Rrf2 family transcriptional regulator yields the protein MISGKFAITIHILTLLTKYPNDFLSSEYIAGSINLNPVLVRKEIANLKAHHIVESKEGKNGGTKLSVDPSKITLKEIFEMTFETINLGYAKNQPNPDCPVGKKINENLSSLYADMNQKVSLQLEGISLEDFSNQF from the coding sequence ATGATTTCAGGTAAATTTGCCATAACGATTCACATTTTGACTTTGCTGACAAAATACCCAAATGATTTTTTGTCATCTGAGTATATTGCGGGAAGCATCAATTTGAATCCTGTTTTGGTTCGAAAAGAAATTGCCAACTTAAAAGCACATCATATTGTAGAAAGCAAAGAAGGTAAAAATGGCGGAACAAAACTGTCTGTCGATCCTTCGAAAATTACATTAAAAGAAATATTTGAAATGACCTTTGAAACCATTAACTTAGGATATGCAAAAAATCAGCCTAATCCTGATTGTCCTGTTGGAAAAAAGATCAATGAAAATCTAAGTTCTTTATATGCTGATATGAATCAAAAAGTTAGTCTACAATTAGAAGGTATTTCACTTGAAGATTTTTCTAATCAATTTTAA